GGCCCAGGGGAGGTCGTAGTTGACGACGACGAAGGCGTCTTGGAGGTTTTGTCCCTCGGAGAGAACGTCGGTGGCGATGAGCACGCGCAGCTCGTCGTCCGGGAGAACCCTGGCCCCGTTGCTCTGGGGAGAAAAGCGCCAGGCGAGCGCGGTGGGGTCGCTCGAGCCGCCGGTGACGCCTGCGAGCTTCTCAATGCCTCTCGCCTTGAGCTGGCTCTCCAGATAGCGCACCGTGTCGGCGAACTGGCTGAAGACGAGCACCTTCTCGCTGCTATGAGCCCGCAAGAGCTTGACGAGTTCGTCGAGTTTGGCGTCCTCGCTCGGTTGCCACGACCCGGCGAGACGGAGGATACCCATGAGCCCTGCGGCGTCGCCGCGGAGGTGCTCGAGCAAGCCCGGCTCGAAGAGGTCGGGCCGGAGCCACTTGAAACGGCGCTTGGCGGCGCCCCTATAGGCGGCGTAGACTTCGGCGGCGCGATCTCTAAACGCCGCTTCGCTGTGCGTCAGCAGCTTCTCTTCGGGGGCTTCACCGCTCTCGTCGCTGGCGAAGAAGGCGTCTTCGTCCTCGAAGCGGGTGTCAAGAAGCCCGGCGTCTTGCGTGCCGATGGGGAGCGCTAAGCCGTTCTCGATGGCGTGGATGTAGATGTGGTTGCGCAGGATGTGGCGCTCGACCGACAGCAAAAAGGCCGCCCCGCTGCTCTCGAGCCGCTTAAAGAGGTTAGTGCGCGAAAAGCCCATGAGCCGCTTGCCCGCGCGGGAGAGGTTCTGAAGGAGTTTGGCCTCGTCGGGGTCGGCGGGCGTTCGAGGCTGCTCGGCTATGTAGTTGCCCAAGCCGTAGCGCGGTAGTGCGAGGCGGCCCACGATGTCTACCACCCGTTCGGCGTAGAGGCGGGCGTACTGGTCGCCGGGGTCGTCGCTGTCCAGCGCGAAGGTGACGGTTTTGGGTAGACGGTCGGGGAAGTAGGCGCGCCCACCCTCAGGATAGGTCAAGTAGCGCCTGCCTGTTTCGTCCACCTTGGCGTAGTTTTCCTTGATAAAGGTGCGGGTGCGCCGCACCAGATAGAGGCGCATCAGCTCGCGCCAGTCGCCCTGGTGCTCGCTCCACTCAAAGGCGGCGAGCGACCTTACCGGGGTGTTGCTGTGTTTGACGCGAAAGGCCATCTCGCCGCCGAGCCCACGCAGGTAGGCCTCGGGGCGGATGCCCAAATCGGCGTCCTCGGCGACAAAGAGCCTTAGCTGGTTGGAGAGGTCGTGGTAACCCTTGTTGTAGGGCGTAGCGGAGAGCAAGATGACCTTGCTGCCCGATTGCCGGATGTATTCGGCGATGGCGGCGTAGCGCCTCGTCTCGCGGTTGCGGAGGTTGTGGCTCTCGTCGATGAGGACGAGGCGAAAGCGCGCCGGAACGTCGGCAAGCTGCGACTGCACCACGCTCATCGGCATGACCTTGGCGTGGAGGCCGTAGCGGTCCACGTAGCCCTGCCACATCTTCTGGAGGTTCTTGGGGCAGAGGATGAGGGTGCTCGTAAACTGCGACTCCTCGAAGATTTTCGCCAGCGCGGTGGCCATAATCGTCTTGCCGAGGCCGACCACGTCGCCAATCAGCACGCCGCCACGCTTCTCGAGGTGGTGCGCGGCGATTTTCACGGCGGCGCTCTGGTAGGCAAAGAGCTTGAATGCGCTCGGGATGTCGAACGCGCGCAAGCCTTCTCTGGCCTCTTGCGAGAGGTGGTAGGCCATCTTGAGGTAGATGCTGTAGGGCGGGACGAGCGCCTCGCGCGCCCAGCTCTCCTCGATGATCCCTATGAGATCGGCTGAGATGTCTAGGCAAAACTTGTCCTCCCAGCGGTCCTCGAACCATCTCGCGAGCTTGTCGGTGGCGTCGTGGTCGAGCACGTCCACGTTGAGCTCGCCGTTGCCGGAGAGCCCAGAAAAGGTCAGGTTGCTGCTGCCCAGGTAGCCGGTGACGGGGTTGTCGTAGTCGTCGCGAAAGAGCAGGTAGAGCTTGGCGTGCAGGGGGTGGCGCAAAAAGAGCTTGACGACAAGTTTTTTGTCCCTGAGCTGAGCCGCCAGCCGGCGCAGCCCCGCCTCGTCTTCGTTGGTGGGCGCGCCGATGGTCAGCTGCCGGCGAAACTCTTCGGCCAGCCTCTTCTTGAGGCGCACGGCGACCTGGTTGCTCACGCCGCCGTCTTCGCCCACCAAGCTGAACAGTTCGCGCACCTCGTCCTGCGGCGAGCGCTGCATGCCGACGAGCAGGCGGCAGCGGTTGCCCTCCTCGCCGGACCAGGCTTCGATGCAAGTAGCGACCTGCTTCCAGCCGCGCAGGTTGAAGTAGCCGACGCAAAAGTCGGCGCGGACAGAGGCCCCCAGGCTGTTCTTGAGGCTTGGCAGAAGGTGCAAGTCTATGTTGTCGAAAATCCGCGGCATGCTGACCTCGCGTTGTGACCCGGCGTTGTGACCCGGCGTTGTGACGGCGCTGGTCAATTAAACCACAGTCCGTCAGGGCGATTCCCGTTCGCTGGGCAGGTGCAAGGCGGAGAACGCCTGGTACTCGCCTCGAGCCGCCCGCGGAGCGGCTATAACTCAGAGCGCGCCGACCGCGTAGATGCCGAGGGTGACGATCGCTATGGGCAGGCCGAAGAGCACCAGGAAGGAGCTGGCGAAGGTGCGGTTGACCCGGCCGGGCACGAGCGCCTGCAAGGCGGTGTTGACGACGAGGGAATGCCAGATGAGAAAGCCGGCGAAGATGAGGACCACGGCCAAAAAGGGCAGCAAGAGAGCGAGCGGCAAGGCGGCCAGGCCGATAAAGAGCAGCGGGCTCCAGCTCCAGCCCGCCACCTCCCAGGCTCGGCCCTCGAGCTCGGCGGGAATCTGCAACAGAAAGCCGCCGACACTCCACAAGAAGAGCAGGTGAAGGCTGCCCGCCAGCGCGGCGATGAGCAACACGGGCAGGGCCGCGTCGGAGGCGGTGAGCCGCAAAAAGGCCAGGGCGAAGCCAAAGGCGCCCGTCAGGTAGCTGAGGAGTGCGACGCCGAGTGAGAGGAGCACCCGGGGCGGCTCGCTTTCCAGCTCTTCAAAAAGCCTTTGGGCCGGCTCGAGACCTGCCACATCCTCCATAGCTGCGTCACCAGCCCAGTGTACCGCGGCGCCGCCAGGGTGGCTAAACGAAGAGGCGGTGAGAGGCGGGCGGCATCAGCCCTCTGGCCCGCGCCCGGCGGAACAGTTCCGCCACCGCCCGCTCGCCGTCCTCGCCGACGTCCTCGCTGTAGGGGTTGACGTAGAGGTCGATGTGACGCTGCATCACCTTGGGGTCCAGCTCCTGGGCGTGGGCGGCGATATAGGGTTGGGCCTCGGCGCGGTGGGCATAGGCGTAATGAAGCGAGGCGCGGACGGCCTCGCCGAGGCGCCCCAGCAGTTCCGGGCCGAGCGAGCGCTTCGCCATGATGCCGCCCAGCGGCAGCGGCAGGCCCGTCTCCTCTTGCCACCACTCGCCCAGGTCCAGGACCTGGCGCAGGCCGTAGTCGGGATAGGTGAAGCGCGACTCGTGGATGATGAGCCCGGCGTCGGCCTCGCCGCGGGCCACGGCGGGCATGATCAGGTCGTAGCGCAGCTCGTAGGTCTCGAGCGGAGGCTCCTGCCAGAGCTGCAGGAGCAGGTTGGCGGTGGTCAGGCCGCCGGGAACCGCGACGCGCCTGCCGCTGAGCGAGCCCAGCGGCTCTTTCGACACCAGCAGCGGGCCGACGCCACGCCCGAGCGCGCCGCCAGGGCGCAGCATGACGTAGTCGTCCATGACCTGGCCGTAGGCGCTGTAGGAGACCTTCGAGACCTCGAGCGCCCTCTCCCGGGCCAGCTTGTTGAGCGTCTCCACGTCCTCGAGGGCAACGTCCCAGCCGAGCTCGGGCGCCACCTTGCCGTGGGCCAGCGCGTAGAAGATGAAGCAGTCGTTGGGGCAGGGCGAGTAGCCGAGCGAGAGCCTCACGAGCGCCTAGAGGAGCGTGCGGTGGTCGACGAGCAGGCAGCGGTTCTGGACGACGGCGATGCCGGCCTCGGTCAAGGCCGCCGCCGCCTCGTCGCTCTGGATGCCCAACTGTAGCCACACCACCTTGGGCTTGGGCGACATCGCCAGGATGTCGTCCAGGTGTCCTGGCACGTCCCGGCTGCGCCGAAAGACGTTGACGATATCGACGGGCTCGCCCAGCTCGCTCAGCCTGGGGCGCACCCTCTCGCCGAACATCTCCTTGCCCTCGTGGGCGGAGTTGACGGGCAGAATCCTGTAGCCTTGCGAGCGCAGGTAGGCGGGGACGTAGTGCGCGGGCCGGTCCGTCTTGGGGTTGGCGCCGAGCACGGCGATGGTCTGAGCCCCTTCGAGCACCCTCTTGATGTCCTCTAGCGAGTTGAGAATGGCCATGAGCTCAGCTTAGCGAAGTTCTCGACACACCACAAGGCAAAGGCAGACAGCAGAACCGGACTCCAACCCGGAAGACCAGAAGACCGGGATACAACACGGTACAACACGGTGCGCCGTGCGACCCCTTGCTATCCTGGTCTACGGACTAGACCGGAAAGGGCTGGCGGTGACTTTCAAACTACCCGAAGACCTAAAGGACATGCAGCGCGCGGTGCGCGACTTTGCCCGCGGCGAGATCGCGCCCCGCGCCGCGGAGCTCGACCGGGAGCCCCGCTTTCCCTGGGAGACGCTGGGCAAGATGGGCGAGCTTGGGCTCCTGGGCATCATGACCCCCGAGGATTACGGCGGTGCCGGGCTCGGCTGCCTTGCCTACGCGGTTCTCTTGGAGGAGGTCGCGGCGGCGGACGCTGCTCACGCCACTATCATGAGCGTGACCAACGGCCTGCCGCAGATCATGCTGCTCATGCGCGGCAGCGAGGAACAGAAGACACGCTATCTGCCCAGGCTCGCCTCGGGCGAGTGGATCGGCTCGTTTTGCCTCTCCGAGCCCCACTGCGGCTCGGACGCGGCGGCGATGAAGGCTCGAGCCCAGCGGGTAGAGGGCGGCTGGCTGCTAAACGGCACCAAGGCCTGGATCACCTCGGGCGGCGAGGCGCAGGTCTACATGGTGATGGCCAAGACCGACCCGGCGGCGGGGGCGCGCGGCATCTCGGCCTTTGTCGTCGAGAAGGGCGCTGAGGGCATGAGCTTCGGCAAAGCCGAGCGCAAGATGGGCCAGCACGCCGCCATCACCACCTCGCTGACCCTCGAAAGCTGCTTCGTCCCCGACGAGGCGCTCCTAGGCGCCGAGGGCGAGGGCTTCAGCCTCGCCATGTCCAGCCTCGACTCGGGCCGCATCGGCATCGCGGCGCAGGCGGTGGGCATCGCCCGGGCGGCCTTCGCGGCGGCGCGGGACTACGCGGCCGAGCGCGAGGCCTTTGGCCGGCCCATCCGCGACTTTCAGGGCGTCCTCTTCAAACTGGCCGACATGGCCACGCGCCTGGACGCCGCGCGGCTGCTCACCTGGCGCGCCGCCTCTTTCAAGGACCAGGGCGCGCGGGTGACTCAGGAGGCCGCGATGGCCAAGCTCTTCGCCTCCGAGGCGGCGTCTTCTATAACCCACGGCGCGGTCCAGGTCTTCGGCGGCTACGGCTACTCGGCGGACTACCCCGTCGAGCGCCTGTTCAGGGACGCCCGCGTGACCGAAATCTACGAGGGCACCAGCGAGATCCAGCGCCTGGTGATCGGCCGGGAACTCTACCGGGGGAACGGATGATCGACTTCAGCCTCAGTGCCGAGCAGCGGCAGATCCAGGCCCTGGCGCGGCAGTTCGCCCGCGAGGTGATCATTCCCAACGCCGCCGAGTTCGACCGCGATGAGTCCTATCCCGAGGGCATCGTCGCGCAGGCCTTTGACCTCGGCCTCTTGAACACCATCATCCCCGAGAGCCTGGGCGGCCTCGGTCTGGGCATGCTCGACGAGGCCGTCATCGGCGAGGAGCTGGGCTACGGCTGCATGGGCATCTATGCCATCCTGATGGCCTCCGAGCTGGGCCTGACGCCGATCATGCTGGCGGCCAGCGACGCGCAGAAGGAGCGCTTTCTGCGGCCCCTCCTGGCCGGCCCCAAGCTCGCCGCCTTCGCCCTCTCCGAGGCCGACAACGGCTCGGACGCCGGCGCCATGAAGACGCGGGCGCGCAAAGACGGCGGCGACTGGGTTCTCTCGGGCAGCAAGATGTGGATCTCCAACGGCGGCCTCGCCGACCTGACCGTGGTCTTCGCCAGCTTCGATCCCGAAAGCAGGCACAAGGGCACGCTCGCCGTCGTCGTCGAAGGGGGCGCCAAGGGCTTGGCTCACCAGAAGATTCACGGCAAGATGGGCCAGCGTGCCACCCACACCGCCGAGCTCGTCTTGGACGAGGTGCGGGTGCCCGAAGAGAACGTCCTGGGCGAGCCCGGCGACGGCTTCGCCATCGCCATGAGGACGCTCGACAGGACGCGCGTCCCGGTCGCGGCGGGCTCGGTCGGCGTGGCCCGCCGGGCGCTCGAGGA
The genomic region above belongs to Deinococcota bacterium and contains:
- a CDS encoding phospholipase D-like domain-containing protein, with the translated sequence MPRIFDNIDLHLLPSLKNSLGASVRADFCVGYFNLRGWKQVATCIEAWSGEEGNRCRLLVGMQRSPQDEVRELFSLVGEDGGVSNQVAVRLKKRLAEEFRRQLTIGAPTNEDEAGLRRLAAQLRDKKLVVKLFLRHPLHAKLYLLFRDDYDNPVTGYLGSSNLTFSGLSGNGELNVDVLDHDATDKLARWFEDRWEDKFCLDISADLIGIIEESWAREALVPPYSIYLKMAYHLSQEAREGLRAFDIPSAFKLFAYQSAAVKIAAHHLEKRGGVLIGDVVGLGKTIMATALAKIFEESQFTSTLILCPKNLQKMWQGYVDRYGLHAKVMPMSVVQSQLADVPARFRLVLIDESHNLRNRETRRYAAIAEYIRQSGSKVILLSATPYNKGYHDLSNQLRLFVAEDADLGIRPEAYLRGLGGEMAFRVKHSNTPVRSLAAFEWSEHQGDWRELMRLYLVRRTRTFIKENYAKVDETGRRYLTYPEGGRAYFPDRLPKTVTFALDSDDPGDQYARLYAERVVDIVGRLALPRYGLGNYIAEQPRTPADPDEAKLLQNLSRAGKRLMGFSRTNLFKRLESSGAAFLLSVERHILRNHIYIHAIENGLALPIGTQDAGLLDTRFEDEDAFFASDESGEAPEEKLLTHSEAAFRDRAAEVYAAYRGAAKRRFKWLRPDLFEPGLLEHLRGDAAGLMGILRLAGSWQPSEDAKLDELVKLLRAHSSEKVLVFSQFADTVRYLESQLKARGIEKLAGVTGGSSDPTALAWRFSPQSNGARVLPDDELRVLIATDVLSEGQNLQDAFVVVNYDLPWAIIRLIQRAGRVDRIGQKARTILLYTFLPAEGVERIIRLRTRVAQRLEENAEVVGTDESFFEDMTTGVGAQGLAPLQDLYNEKAGLLDDEPDSEVDLASQAYQIWQNALERDPGLEKRIQEMPNVVFSTRAHTATPDRPGGVLVYLQTSEGNDALAWLDDHGNAVTESQFAILKAAECAPDTPALPRRGDHHALVKRGVEVLVEENRSVGGQLGRPSGARYKTYERLKRYHEEVGAQGLAPLQNLAPLQSALEEIYKYPLYPFATDLLNRKLRSGANDRELAELVIALREDDRLCIVHEEDQAREPTIVCSMGLVGGKE
- a CDS encoding 1,4-dihydroxy-6-naphthoate synthase; translation: MRLSLGYSPCPNDCFIFYALAHGKVAPELGWDVALEDVETLNKLARERALEVSKVSYSAYGQVMDDYVMLRPGGALGRGVGPLLVSKEPLGSLSGRRVAVPGGLTTANLLLQLWQEPPLETYELRYDLIMPAVARGEADAGLIIHESRFTYPDYGLRQVLDLGEWWQEETGLPLPLGGIMAKRSLGPELLGRLGEAVRASLHYAYAHRAEAQPYIAAHAQELDPKVMQRHIDLYVNPYSEDVGEDGERAVAELFRRARARGLMPPASHRLFV
- a CDS encoding CoA-binding protein, which gives rise to MAILNSLEDIKRVLEGAQTIAVLGANPKTDRPAHYVPAYLRSQGYRILPVNSAHEGKEMFGERVRPRLSELGEPVDIVNVFRRSRDVPGHLDDILAMSPKPKVVWLQLGIQSDEAAAALTEAGIAVVQNRCLLVDHRTLL
- a CDS encoding acyl-CoA dehydrogenase family protein, translated to MTFKLPEDLKDMQRAVRDFARGEIAPRAAELDREPRFPWETLGKMGELGLLGIMTPEDYGGAGLGCLAYAVLLEEVAAADAAHATIMSVTNGLPQIMLLMRGSEEQKTRYLPRLASGEWIGSFCLSEPHCGSDAAAMKARAQRVEGGWLLNGTKAWITSGGEAQVYMVMAKTDPAAGARGISAFVVEKGAEGMSFGKAERKMGQHAAITTSLTLESCFVPDEALLGAEGEGFSLAMSSLDSGRIGIAAQAVGIARAAFAAARDYAAEREAFGRPIRDFQGVLFKLADMATRLDAARLLTWRAASFKDQGARVTQEAAMAKLFASEAASSITHGAVQVFGGYGYSADYPVERLFRDARVTEIYEGTSEIQRLVIGRELYRGNG
- a CDS encoding acyl-CoA dehydrogenase family protein, producing the protein MIDFSLSAEQRQIQALARQFAREVIIPNAAEFDRDESYPEGIVAQAFDLGLLNTIIPESLGGLGLGMLDEAVIGEELGYGCMGIYAILMASELGLTPIMLAASDAQKERFLRPLLAGPKLAAFALSEADNGSDAGAMKTRARKDGGDWVLSGSKMWISNGGLADLTVVFASFDPESRHKGTLAVVVEGGAKGLAHQKIHGKMGQRATHTAELVLDEVRVPEENVLGEPGDGFAIAMRTLDRTRVPVAAGSVGVARRALEESVRYAGERRTFGKPINQHQAIQFKLADMKIAVETARWQTYHAAWLVDTGQPHSEASAIAKAYASDVAFAAANEAIQIHGGYGYVSEYPVEKLLRDVKLNQIYEGTNEIQRLIIARGLVK